The window TATACAACAAAGAAAATTTTGGACATTAATACAAAAAGCTCATATGTTGTACAAAATTAATTAAGTCTAATCACTTGTAAATGTTTATCCAAATTTATTTTAGGGACTTGGAAAAATAAGGCCTAATTTTTTGTTTTCATTAAAACGTTCCTCTTTTCACTAAAATGGCTTCACATCTTTGTATTCTTTTTATGCCTTTTCATTTCAAAAGTTTTCCCTCTAATGTTTCATAACTGATTTTGCAATTGTTGTATCACTTGAAATATTATATACTTGTTTGATTCCTATACATTTTATTTTGGAGACAAACATCTTGATTTTGAAATCATCTTGTCATTTCATTTTtgcttaaaatttcatttttgtaTATGTTGATCTCCTaaaatatacaaaattaataaagtTTGATCACTTGAAAATGTatgtccaaaattattttaaggacTTGAAAATAAGAAGTTAAGGAATGGAAGAAGTTCAAAGATTTACATAAGAGATCAATTAGGATCCTTTTTGCAGGCCTTCTAAAATATTAAATCAAAGTACTAATATTGAAATTAAAGCATAATATTATAACGTACATAAATGTATTCATCCATGTCAATTAAAGTTCAGGTGAaatgtttattaaaaaaaatatataaaagaagaaaatcaaagtaACTACTTTAAGGCATGAAAGTTACTCAAAGTTTTACATAACAGATCAATTAAAATtcatattataagttttcaaagtatTAAATAGAAGTACTAACGTTGAAATTAAAGCATAAATTTTAACGTATAAAAGTTTATTCATCCATGGCAATAACATTTCAGGTGAATCTTATTGTTCATGAAGAAAGATTATTGACTAATTAATTCAATAGTATACTAGTAAATGATACAGTACAATATCATAAGTTCAATAATATATagattaatataaaaataatacatACAAGTTCTCTACTTTGCATTTATTTAAacattataaattcaattaacaatGACCGATACAAGCAACCAGAGTTAGTTAAGTAAGACTTTTAGTTTACATTTGCCTGGAAATTATTTTATGGGAGTATAATTGCAAATTTTTTGAAACAAAGACCTATTATGTTTAATATGATACACCTTAAATGTTTTAGTAAATAGACAATTAAGTTTTGTTGAATTAAAAATTGCCATTTATTTACCATTGCCATATTTATTATTGACTAATCCAAAGTTGATTAATTTTAGTGTACACAATTTTAAACAAGCTTTAACAAATGAAATGCTACTGTTGTGTTATTAATAGTAATAACTAACAATCACTAATCAGCATGATTTGGTCAGCTGATGATCTTACTTTTTCATTATGGATGCTGTGGCGGTTATTAAATGTATTAATTGCTATGGAAAAACTTGAATGACATACCTATTTCCAAAATGCCACAAACGTTTCTAACTTAGTTTCTTgaaaaaaataagatttaaaatattttcagaaATTTAAATTATTGATATTGATTGATGAATTATTAACTCTTTTGTCAACTGGTGTAGTTAGTTACATAAGTAACACCATAAAATGCTGATAAGGATATATAATATTCAAGAAACTTAGCATATGTCCTGTGAGCTTTGAGTTTACTAAGTGAACTGTTCATGAGTAAGAACTCAAATTGACcttaaataaataattactttGTGAATACATCACGTCTGGTACTTTTAATTTACATATCCATGAATAATTTGTTTGTTTAATGATCATTCGATGTTCAATCAAACAATCACTAGTGTTTGATGTCCTTTCTAAAATTTTCcaatttgtttattttaactaGCACTGTTCATGAGTATGTAAAATACTGGCGGAGTTGAGAAAATTTTCATCCCTATATTATAGTCAATGTAATAgagaataatttaattaatttaaatataaatctCAATGGATGATAAGATTCATAGTGTATATTCCAAATAATTGGAAGAAATCTAATTTGATAGGATATCTTAATCACATTATTGAAAATCTGGACGAAGTTTTGACCAAGTAGTGGTTAAATTTGAGTTTTGTTAGAATTTTTGTGAACGAAATAATTCATTCATGAGACAATATATCGCAGGTGTGTCCGACCTGGAGAGCCATCGCCGGATCGGAGTTCCTTTGGCAAGTCCTCTGCCGCCGCATCTGGTTCCGCCGCCGCCGCTCTCTCCCTTCCTGGCGCGAGGAGTACATCCATTTCCACCGAACTGCCGCCAACTTCCGTGCCGGCCGCTACGTATATTCGTCCCTCCTCCCTCCTTCCGACGACCTGTCCTGCCGTCGCCTCGCCCTCTCCGACCGTTACCTAGCAGCTGGCTTCCTAGACGGCTCCGTCCGCCTCTATGACGTCCCCTCCGGGCGTCTCCTTGCCACCTTTCGTGCAGATCCTCACCGCGACCGCCTAGGTCGCTTCTCTCAGGCAATCTCCGGACTCGTCCTGTTCGATGACCGGCTCGCCTTCGCCTCGCAGGACGGCGACGTCCACGTGGCCGAACTTGGTTCCTCCGGAGCTCCCCCCAGGCGGGCGCTAGCCGGAAACCTAGTGGTGGACGGCACGATGGTGGATTTCACGGGGAACGCGCGGTGGTGGGTGGGCCTCTTCGCCGGTGCGCCCGGGCACTCGTGGCACGTGTGGGACGTGGCCACGGAACTGCTCGTGTTTGTCGGAGGGGGTCTGATGGATCATGCGGCCGTCGTCGGCTGGCATATGCTCACCGACGTGCTGAAGCCAGTGGTCGGCCGTGCGCGGATTCTGGAGCAGGGAGTCGTCGTCGGGTGCACGGTCTCTAGCATGGAAGTGCTCGATCTCAACGGCGTCACGGGAACCATTCTAAACCAGAGCGAGCACCGTCACGGCGCGCTGGTGGGGTCCTTCGACGCGTGCCACGGGCGGGTGTTGGTGGTTGACTCGCGGGGCGTGGCAGAGGTGAGGGAGGCGCCAGCGCTGACGGACGTGAGCCGGTTCACGCCGTTCCGGCGGTCAGAGCTCCAGCAAGGGGGGCCTAGCGTAGAAGGGTGCATGAACTGGGGCTACGCGCTGGTTTGCACCTCGAGAGGAGTCCAGGTCTGGGATTCCATCACCGCCACCGGCCAGTACCTCTACATATTCCGGCAGCGGATAGGGATCGCTTCGGCCATGGTGGCCAGCAACAGATACGTGGCTGCATGGACAAAAGATACTGGATTGCACCTCTGGGATTTCGGAGCATTGTGAGCTATTTGGGTGGACGACGATATCACAAAGAATGTCGATAAATCCGTCAACTTCATGAGCATTCGGGTGATTAGATGCTGCTTGGAAGGTTAATTAGGGTATAATTATTTAGAACAGGAAGAGGGATTGGTGTGCGACCAGCGTTGCGATGGGAGAAAGACGATTAGGGTTAGTTTCCCCTGGGTAGGCGCATTTGTTATCAAGATGTGGCACTAATTCTTCTTCTCTGATATATTAAATTTTCCTAATCTGCTAGTTGAGCTCCATATGCTATCAATTAGCTCAGTGATCTATGTGGGGGCGATGGAAAATTGggcaaaaaaataattttaaaaaatatttttaaatttttttttataaaagaaatttaattgcTCGAAAATGTATAATATAAGTAATtgttaaatagttttttttttagaataGTGATTGTTTACAGATGAAATATGAAGTTGTTCGTAAAATGATAAACTAATTTTAAATGTTAAAATAAAGATATATTAAATATTGGATGttttaaactaatttaattagattttttaaaatcttcttattTAATTAAAAGGATTAAGAAAGATTTGTTTGTCTCGCCTAAGACAGGGAGACTCACTCGTCGAGTAATTGTGATTTTAAAACATACACATCAATTATTCTATCtaataattttatcttaaattttaaataggataattaaaaaaatttttacatcagttattttattcattttttaaatttagatttgatgcataataattctctaaatttagaaaataaaatcactatcctaaaaataaaataatatatcttTTTAATATCTCTCCTTTTACTCCATCTTTTAAATCTCTCCTTTTACCGAttacataaatataataataaaaaaaagaagaaaaagaagaaagtaataaaaaattaagaatgaTAAAAATTTTAGGATAGTTAATGTAGTGTATAGTAAAGAAtaattgtctaaatttaataaagtgaattatttatcttaaattttaaatataataataaaaaaaagtaataTGAATACTTAATCTAGGCTTTATGTTTAACTAAGTACAGAGTCAaacataagaaaaaaaagggaaagaacaAACAAGAGCATTTTCAAGCCACGGAACCTACGATCAAAATCTCAACTCCAAGCCTTCTTCCCTGCAGCATTGTGATCGATAAAGAGAAACGGATGCAATCGAGACAAGGCTATGCAATAAAGACAAGCTATaattaagaaagaaaagaagTACTTGTCCTTTTGAGCTTTGTACTGACTACGACGAGGAATTAAGGTCTGCTGATGGAGAGCATGCCATGCCCTTACAATCGCTCAAAGACAAATTAAATAAAGTGGGCGAAAAGTCGTGAGTCGATTTAGAAAAGATACAAGCCTATGCCTAGCCTAGcctatttctctcttctccaGAAGCCATCACCAGACCCAAGAATCATTCCCCTCCGGAAATCAAATTTAAAACGCATGCGAGATCGATAGCATATAGATAGTGGCGACGGGCGGCAGTTCCTAACCAATAGCCATTGCAAAAGCTAAAGTGCATCCAAATTATCACTCCTGTTATTCCCTGGAAGAGGCTATCCAAATGCTAAATCCATTTGGCCTTTGGACTTACCTCGCAACTCGGTTCCCTAGTCGTTAGAGGCCCTTCAACCTATACCAAGTACCAACATCAACAAAAGTCTTGCCTCCTTGGAAAGGAAACTTTTGTTGCCTataaaaatacatggtcgctcgCACAGCAACGCAAACCACTATTGAATCAGTCCTTGCAGGATCAATGTCAAGGCAAAAGCACGATGATGTCGTCCTCTGCTCCTCCATCGCGCTGCTGCAAGAGAGGTTCAGGCGGCTGCAGCAAATCAAACTGATGAGGGAGGAGAGGCAGATCCTACGAGTGCTGGCTGAAGGTGCACGACAACGCAAGTGGTTCTTGCATGGTGTTAGGATACTCCATTTTAGGCCTCCATGTGGTTCCCTATCCCTTCAGATGGAGTACCATTTCAACTATTCTGAATTCCCACCACCGGCCGAGACCTCATTCACAAGAGGCTTGCGGTCCTACACTAATAACATGCATGCCTCTACAACGAAGTCTAATGAAACAGAAGTAATTGACACTTCTTTGCACCTGTAAAAATGCAATTCATGATTGTCCTTCTATGTTTCCTATTTTGATGTTCTGCTCCAGAGAGGAAGCAATGTTGCTTGCCATGCAAGGAATTAATCATGGAGTTTTGTTGATCACGGTTGCCCAACTTTCTCCGTGCTCATTGTCAGTTGGTAAAACTCGAACTTTACCAACCGAATCAAACTCAGATTAATCAACAATTTTATCTCTTATGAAACCTTGAGAAAGTACATGTCTAGGACGGAAACAAATCTAATAAACAGTAGAGAAGATTCGGCCATATCCCTCCTTATCCTGACGATCTGTTGTTGCTTCCTTGTCGTCACTATCCACTTTTGCCTTCCCAAGTAGTTGCTGCTTTGATGTTCCCACCTACTTCTGGAACATATTCAAAAGATTCACGGATAAATCTATATGCTGTTTGTTAAAGTTAATGTGTTATCACTTAAGTTTACTCATCActaaggttacttgccccctaagtttctaaggttacttgccccctaagttgctaggttacttgccccctaagtttctttcaagtctatataaaggctttgtaatcaaaagtttaaGTATCAAGAAAAACTATCTATTTCTCCTCAAGAGCTCTACCAAATTACTCACCAATTtcaacagttggtatcagagcgtccAGGTTCTACCAATCCAAATCCATGGCCAGCTCGAGTTTAACAAACATCAACCATCTCATTCCAGAGTTTAATGGCGAAGACTATGATTTCTGGTACGTGAAGATGAAGACCATCTTTCGATCTCTTAACCAATGGGAGATTGTGGAGAATGGAGTACAAGAGCCCGAGGAAGCCACTGCCCTCAATGAGGCCGGTCTGAAGAAATTAGAGAAGTCTCGACAAGCCGACGCAAGTGCTCTCTCAATCCTTCAAAGAGCAGTCACTAAGGCTATATTTCCCAGAATCATGCGAGCCAACACGGCTAAAGATGCGTGGGAGATCTTGCAGAGCGAATTTCAAGGAGATGTGAAAGTAAGAGCGATTAAGCTCCAATCACTACTCAAGGATTTCGAAAATGCCAAGATGCAGGAGAAAGAAACACTCATGGAATTCTCAACCAGAATCTTTGATCTGGTCAATATAATGAAATCTCATGGTGAAGATATTACAGATCAAAGGCTGGTACGCAAAATTCTCATCTGTCTTCCTGAGAAATATGATCCCATTATTGCCGTCATTGAAGAAACAAAGGACCTAACAACACTCACCGTTCAAGAAGTGATGGCGTCCCTAAAATCGTTCGAGCAAAGATTGTCCAGACATTCTGAGAAGCCAATAGAGGGTGCATTTCAATCAAAGCTCAAAATTGGTAACAACGAACGAGAAGGCCAATCACGATTTGGATGGAAATCAAGAGGACGAGGTGGACGTATctcaaaaggaaaaggaaaagacaaCTCATCGAATTGCAGCAATTGCAATA is drawn from Zingiber officinale cultivar Zhangliang chromosome 1B, Zo_v1.1, whole genome shotgun sequence and contains these coding sequences:
- the LOC122041451 gene encoding transcriptional regulator STERILE APETALA-like; the encoded protein is MPSGSPPQRHGKGGGEEGASASRLGGRRTDYPSSSRQRSADVVWPEHFVESVAAHVADDAARSSGRLFAAPAVVAMFQVCPTWRAIAGSEFLWQVLCRRIWFRRRRSLPSWREEYIHFHRTAANFRAGRYVYSSLLPPSDDLSCRRLALSDRYLAAGFLDGSVRLYDVPSGRLLATFRADPHRDRLGRFSQAISGLVLFDDRLAFASQDGDVHVAELGSSGAPPRRALAGNLVVDGTMVDFTGNARWWVGLFAGAPGHSWHVWDVATELLVFVGGGLMDHAAVVGWHMLTDVLKPVVGRARILEQGVVVGCTVSSMEVLDLNGVTGTILNQSEHRHGALVGSFDACHGRVLVVDSRGVAEVREAPALTDVSRFTPFRRSELQQGGPSVEGCMNWGYALVCTSRGVQVWDSITATGQYLYIFRQRIGIASAMVASNRYVAAWTKDTGLHLWDFGAL